The Allorhodopirellula heiligendammensis genome includes a window with the following:
- the pyrH gene encoding UMP kinase, with product MSEPADLRYRRVILKLSGESLAESGKRGISGTEMATISGQIKLAHASGCQIAVVNGGGNILRGAQFSGANATVGEATAHYMGMLATVINSLALQDALEAIGLPTRVMSALPVDKVAEKFIRRRAIRHLEKGRVVILSGGIGCPFVTTDTAAAQRALELDADVILKATRVDGVYSDDPEINPHAVLYDQLSYQDVLTKKLRVMDATAIALCNEHRKPILVFNFKREGNIVRAVRGETVGTWIGQPSDSQTQ from the coding sequence GTGTCTGAACCCGCTGACCTAAGATATCGCCGCGTGATTTTGAAACTCAGTGGCGAGAGTTTGGCTGAATCTGGAAAACGTGGGATCAGCGGCACCGAGATGGCCACGATCTCCGGCCAGATCAAACTGGCCCACGCATCCGGCTGCCAGATCGCGGTTGTCAACGGCGGGGGAAACATCCTCCGCGGGGCGCAGTTCTCCGGTGCCAACGCGACCGTTGGCGAGGCCACCGCGCACTACATGGGGATGCTGGCCACGGTGATCAACTCGTTGGCATTGCAAGATGCGCTCGAAGCCATTGGGCTGCCGACCCGTGTGATGAGCGCCTTACCGGTAGACAAGGTCGCTGAAAAATTCATCCGCCGGCGGGCGATTCGTCATCTCGAAAAGGGTCGCGTGGTGATTCTGTCGGGTGGCATCGGATGCCCCTTCGTGACCACCGATACCGCCGCTGCGCAGCGCGCCCTGGAACTCGATGCCGACGTCATCTTGAAGGCGACGCGCGTGGACGGGGTCTACAGCGACGACCCTGAAATCAACCCCCATGCCGTACTCTACGATCAACTCAGCTACCAAGACGTGCTCACTAAGAAACTACGGGTCATGGATGCCACGGCCATCGCTCTGTGCAACGAACATCGAAAACCGATTTTAGTGTTTAATTTCAAACGCGAAGGTAACATCGTGCGTGCCGTTCGCGGCGAAACCGTGGGCACCTGGATTGGCCAACCCAGTGATTCGCAAACTCAATAG
- a CDS encoding superoxide dismutase codes for MAYALPELPYAYDALEPSIDARTMEIHHTKHHNAYITKVNAALEGTDLASKPIEDVISDLSAVPADKRGAVRNNGGGHANHSLFWTVMGPGKGGSPTGELAAAIDAACGSFDQFKEQFANAGATQFGSGWAWLYVADGKLKVGSTANQDNPLMGEAVAGIAGTPILGLDVWEHAYYLHYQNRRPDYITAFFDVVDWDAVAARFAAAK; via the coding sequence ATGGCTTACGCCCTTCCTGAATTACCTTACGCCTACGACGCACTCGAGCCCAGCATTGACGCTCGGACCATGGAAATTCACCATACCAAGCATCACAACGCCTACATTACCAAGGTCAACGCTGCCCTGGAGGGCACCGATCTGGCTTCGAAACCGATTGAAGACGTGATCTCGGACCTGTCGGCAGTTCCTGCCGATAAACGCGGCGCTGTTCGTAACAACGGTGGCGGACATGCTAATCACTCGCTGTTCTGGACCGTGATGGGTCCCGGCAAGGGCGGCAGTCCCACGGGCGAACTCGCTGCCGCCATCGATGCCGCTTGCGGATCCTTTGACCAGTTCAAAGAGCAGTTTGCGAATGCTGGAGCGACTCAGTTTGGCAGCGGTTGGGCGTGGCTGTACGTTGCCGATGGTAAACTGAAGGTCGGTAGCACCGCCAACCAAGACAACCCACTGATGGGTGAAGCGGTTGCCGGGATCGCAGGCACTCCCATCCTGGGATTGGATGTCTGGGAGCATGCCTACTACCTGCATTACCAAAATCGCCGCCCCGATTACATCACCGCCTTCTTCGATGTCGTCGACTGGGACGCGGTAGCCGCGCGTTTTGCCGCCGCTAAGTAG
- the frr gene encoding ribosome recycling factor, with amino-acid sequence MTSDEIMMDTEERMEKAVSVLSNNLAGVRTGRANPGLVESIKVEVYGSFTPLKQLASIGTPEPQQILIRPYDATTIKEIEKALVAGDLGLNPQNDGRVIRLNVPPLSTEVRKKMVARIKELGEEAKISIRNIRRDANKAADLAEKDNEMTEDDRDRCKEQVQELTKKYETTVNDSAKARETEVLEA; translated from the coding sequence ATGACCAGCGATGAAATAATGATGGACACCGAAGAGCGGATGGAAAAAGCCGTCTCTGTGCTTTCGAACAACTTGGCAGGCGTCCGTACCGGCCGAGCCAACCCCGGTTTAGTGGAATCGATCAAAGTCGAAGTCTACGGCTCGTTCACGCCGCTGAAGCAACTCGCGTCGATTGGCACCCCCGAGCCGCAGCAGATCTTGATCCGGCCCTACGACGCCACCACCATCAAGGAGATCGAGAAGGCCCTGGTAGCAGGCGATCTGGGATTGAACCCCCAAAATGATGGCCGCGTGATCCGGCTCAACGTCCCACCGCTGTCGACCGAAGTTCGCAAGAAAATGGTGGCCCGTATCAAGGAACTCGGTGAGGAAGCCAAAATTTCGATTCGCAACATCCGGCGTGACGCAAACAAGGCTGCCGATCTCGCCGAGAAAGACAACGAAATGACCGAGGACGATCGCGACCGCTGCAAGGAACAGGTCCAAGAGTTAACAAAGAAGTACGAGACGACAGTCAATGATTCCGCAAAAGCACGCGAAACAGAAGTGCTGGAGGCATAG
- a CDS encoding polysaccharide biosynthesis tyrosine autokinase produces MQVIPEPESDRSTAVGSYPTHAPAWEGGKHETTDMLAAVWRYRWAVLIPAVLGLVGGLLMYLKTPETFQSSTRLMFEANRPAVINTMTGDIVGGVPSVEILRSQLFSDTVMENAFRNPSFEIFRDRFQNRSGSFAGMSASALKFHTDLQDARSASSLVATLSFEGTDPDLCEAAVKSFSSSLQKMFAEKHKTSRSELMRLITVATDQLQPKMAKLEQQYRDFRTQAPLVWNEQGVAVNPHRERQLYLTGRRSELFEELRQRSVELTAIETISKEAKDPLVRLSIIGQLVGRTFAIPQATHFNQDMRESDTELKQLELDQKLVPLMIERNKYAAEFGEQHPTVKALDTELTMMKSELTRLVTEQTQRIIQLMDENRVEGIDPGVRAQESVDVILIAAKAEVDLLKEQIAEIDAQVTTEKSEAIKLAKYEQENMALLREIERNRELSNQLEEQMARIELTEEEGGLRVSELRAPSGAYRIGPNMAKMLSVGALLGVAVGMGLALLLEKNANTFRDPDEVIAAVGAPVLTHVPFFKGKVRKGKPDNPNPFEELDPHLAVVHTPSSVPAEAIRSCRTSIFFELAGVPTGKILQVSSPLPGDGKSTISGNLACSIAQSGKRTLLIDCDLRRPQITDNFGSAEKQGLTDVLNGTCDHVDAIHDTPLATLKLMPSGPIPANPAEALSLPEMSELLDLLRYEFDYIVLDTPPLLVVTDPSILASMVDGVVLALKIRRKSKPNVKEAANILRNVGASIIGVVINNSDESSASDGYKGYGYYRYTRHTNRYYRKTADNGARGGTLRTPVMVSGRGSIEQSANVAKAPVAEAPLAEAPVANLASPSINGHGPYETNNGSHN; encoded by the coding sequence ATGCAAGTCATCCCAGAACCGGAATCAGATCGCTCGACTGCGGTCGGGTCTTATCCCACTCATGCGCCTGCCTGGGAGGGGGGTAAGCATGAAACAACCGACATGTTGGCGGCGGTGTGGCGATATCGCTGGGCGGTGCTGATCCCCGCAGTGCTGGGCTTGGTGGGCGGGCTACTGATGTACCTGAAGACCCCGGAAACGTTTCAGTCGTCGACCCGACTGATGTTTGAGGCCAATCGCCCGGCGGTGATCAACACCATGACCGGCGATATTGTGGGCGGGGTGCCCTCGGTGGAGATCCTGCGATCTCAACTGTTCAGCGACACGGTGATGGAGAATGCGTTTAGAAACCCGAGTTTCGAGATCTTCCGCGACCGATTTCAAAATCGCTCCGGGAGCTTTGCCGGGATGTCAGCGAGCGCATTGAAATTCCATACCGATCTGCAAGACGCACGGTCAGCATCCTCGCTCGTGGCCACGTTGAGTTTCGAAGGTACGGACCCCGATTTGTGTGAAGCGGCCGTGAAGTCGTTCAGCAGCTCTCTGCAGAAAATGTTCGCCGAGAAGCATAAAACTTCACGTAGCGAATTGATGCGACTGATCACCGTGGCGACCGATCAACTGCAGCCTAAGATGGCGAAGCTTGAGCAACAGTATCGCGACTTTCGCACCCAGGCACCGTTGGTTTGGAACGAACAGGGCGTCGCGGTGAATCCACACCGCGAGCGACAGCTCTACCTCACCGGTCGCCGCAGCGAACTGTTTGAGGAATTGCGGCAAAGGTCGGTCGAGTTGACCGCCATTGAAACAATCTCCAAAGAAGCCAAAGACCCGCTGGTGCGTCTGTCGATCATTGGCCAATTGGTAGGCCGAACGTTTGCGATCCCCCAAGCGACGCACTTCAACCAGGACATGCGTGAAAGCGATACGGAGTTGAAACAGCTGGAATTAGATCAAAAGCTCGTGCCGTTGATGATCGAGCGAAACAAGTACGCGGCCGAATTTGGCGAACAGCATCCGACCGTCAAAGCCCTCGATACCGAGCTGACGATGATGAAGAGCGAATTGACTCGGCTCGTCACCGAACAGACCCAGCGGATCATCCAGTTGATGGACGAGAACCGCGTTGAGGGCATCGACCCGGGCGTGCGAGCCCAGGAATCCGTGGATGTCATCTTGATTGCTGCCAAGGCGGAAGTCGATCTGTTGAAGGAACAGATTGCCGAGATCGACGCCCAGGTCACCACCGAGAAAAGTGAAGCGATCAAACTTGCAAAATACGAACAGGAGAACATGGCCCTGCTACGTGAGATCGAGCGAAATCGCGAGCTGAGCAATCAACTCGAGGAACAGATGGCGCGGATCGAATTGACGGAAGAAGAGGGGGGGCTGCGTGTGTCCGAACTGCGGGCACCCAGCGGTGCCTACCGAATCGGGCCGAACATGGCAAAGATGCTCAGCGTTGGGGCGCTTCTGGGTGTCGCAGTCGGAATGGGCTTAGCATTGCTGCTGGAAAAGAACGCGAACACGTTCCGCGACCCCGATGAAGTGATCGCAGCGGTAGGCGCCCCCGTCTTAACGCACGTCCCATTCTTCAAGGGTAAAGTCCGCAAGGGCAAGCCCGACAACCCCAATCCGTTCGAAGAACTCGACCCGCATTTAGCAGTAGTCCACACGCCATCGTCGGTGCCTGCCGAAGCGATTCGCTCCTGTCGAACCTCTATTTTCTTCGAACTCGCGGGAGTTCCGACGGGTAAAATCCTGCAGGTTTCGAGCCCCTTGCCGGGCGACGGCAAGTCGACAATTTCGGGAAATTTGGCGTGTAGCATTGCCCAGAGCGGCAAACGCACGCTGCTGATCGACTGTGACCTTCGCCGCCCCCAAATCACCGATAACTTTGGCAGCGCCGAGAAACAGGGACTGACCGATGTTCTCAACGGCACCTGTGATCATGTCGATGCGATCCACGATACGCCACTGGCAACGTTAAAGCTGATGCCCTCAGGCCCCATTCCTGCGAACCCAGCCGAGGCACTCTCACTGCCGGAAATGAGCGAACTACTGGACTTGCTCCGCTACGAGTTCGATTACATCGTCTTGGACACGCCGCCTCTGCTCGTCGTAACAGACCCCAGTATCTTGGCAAGTATGGTCGACGGCGTCGTGCTCGCATTGAAGATTCGTCGCAAAAGCAAGCCAAACGTCAAAGAGGCTGCTAACATCTTGCGAAACGTGGGCGCAAGCATCATTGGCGTTGTGATCAATAACTCCGACGAGTCGAGTGCGAGTGACGGATACAAAGGGTACGGTTATTACCGCTACACGCGGCACACGAATCGATACTATCGTAAGACCGCGGACAATGGCGCACGCGGAGGGACACTGCGGACACCTGTCATGGTCTCCGGGCGGGGCAGCATCGAGCAATCCGCCAACGTCGCCAAAGCTCCTGTCGCCGAAGCCCCCCTCGCCGAAGCCCCCGTCGCGAACCTGGCCTCTCCTTCAATCAACGGTCACGGGCCCTACGAGACGAACAATGGCTCGCACAACTAA